The following coding sequences are from one Coffea arabica cultivar ET-39 chromosome 11e, Coffea Arabica ET-39 HiFi, whole genome shotgun sequence window:
- the LOC113717219 gene encoding uncharacterized protein isoform X1: protein MAANIPYFDDRLDFVPEWGYETHVFPNDQWAVANCGTYFDSGYSTDTCPVFQDNLSTPLDTFGDFPPQYQTQYDPYSNGCDQEWWDNSNFDYATGQMDFQQQESQQSSSVSGMSLEEMMELLIANTNRFHQETQASLNRFHQETQASLNQFHQETQASFRDLADQLCLLTSEINQVASQIEELPSKTVVDLEENESAICLTGDEEMQECQNEKSTDAVEKEAEKEEMEPQPQPIQVKESSEQSPNAVTSPPLLHQYSPDSYSSIPVNEIDFIIPDNFEFHDRNKLRVAMARYLEPINANEGGVNGECKLSSTRLAPFTSPWKPVTRMLKDYSIYEGYQDYIEDEALRRATRFYPP, encoded by the coding sequence atggctgctaacatcccatattttgatgatagactggactttgttcctgaatggggttatgagactcatgtttttcctaatgatcaatgggctgttgcaaattgtggaacttattttgactCAGGTTATTCAACTGACACATGCCCCGTATTTCAAGATAATTTAAGTACTCCacttgatacttttggagattttccaccccaatatcaaacgcagtatgacccttattcaaacgggtgTGATCAAGAATGGTGGGATAATTCCAATTTTGATTATGCGACGGggcaaatggattttcaacagcaagagtctcagcAATCATCCTccgtgtcaggtatgtctcttgaagaaatgatggAATTACTAATTGCTAATACAAatcgatttcatcaggagacacaagcgagcctaaatcgatttcatcaggagacacaagcgagcctaaatcaatttcatcaggagacacaagcgagctTTCGCGACCTGGCAGATCAACTATGTCTATTGACATCCGAAATAAATCAAGTGGCTTCTCAaattgaagaattgccctcgaaaaccgttgttgatctagaagaaaatgagagtgcaatttgcttgactggtgatgaggagatgcaagagtgtcaaaatgagaaatctacagatgcagttgaaaaagaagccgaaaaggaagaaatggaaccccaaccgcaacccattcaagtgaaagaatccagtgaacaatctccaaatgcggtgacatctcctccactccttcatcaatattctcctgactcttactcttcaattcctgttaacgaaattgactttattataccagacaattttgaatttcatgataggaataaattaagagtggcGATGGCGAGATATCTTGAACCAATAAATGCAAATGAGGGAGGAGTGAATGGAGAATGCAAATTATCATCGACTCGTTTGGCGCCAttcactagtccatggaagcccgtaaCTCGTATGCTCAAGGATTattctatttacgagggttatcaggactatatagaggatgaagcaTTAAGACGAGCCacacgattttatcctccatga